Proteins encoded within one genomic window of Hermetia illucens chromosome 2, iHerIll2.2.curated.20191125, whole genome shotgun sequence:
- the LOC119648994 gene encoding uncharacterized protein LOC119648994: protein MNACKNIRKKEKRKAKSKLKSKRSSYVPCRCKKPSKKKRRRNLRIHGTNRGPSLGPNPYLNYFRQFYAQRGGKVVEAAKEAGGNWRTMGPEEREKYRTTQKKKVHRGYYSRIKKLNKIFRLLTPKSKSATVKREQLVRVRKILERWTRHVYSEISSAFNDNEGNVNESKEREKNGTEEFMWKATDGNYKDFPRRNW, encoded by the exons ATGAACGCCTGCAAGAATATCAGGAAGAAAGAAAAGCGAAAAGCtaaatcaaaattgaaatcaAAGAGGTCTTCATACGTTCCTTGTCGTTGCAAAAAACCTTCAAAGAAGAAACGACGCCGCAACCTAAGGATCCATGGAACAAATCGTGGTCCTTCTCTCGGACCAAATCCGTACCTCAATTACTTCCGCCAATTTTACGCTCAGCGGGGCGGTAAAGTTGTAGAAGCGGCCAAGGAAGCCGGAGGTAACTGGCGTACAATGGGACCTGAGGAACGAGAGAAATATCGGACTACACAGAAAAAGAAAGTTCATCGCGGCTATTATAGccgaataaaaaaattgaataagaTTTTCCGACTTTTAACGCCGAAAAGTAAATCTGCCACAGTGAAAAGGGAGCAACTTGTCCGCGTAAGGAAGATTTTAGAAAGGTGGACGAGGCATGTCTATTCGGAAATTTCGTCCGCTTTCAATGACAATGAAG GGAACGTTAATGAAAGTAAGGAAAGAGAGAAAAATGGAACGGAGGAATTCATGTGGAAAGCTACCGATGGCAACTACAAAGACTTCCCGCGAAGAAATTGGTGA
- the LOC119648993 gene encoding enhancer of mRNA-decapping protein 3 isoform X2, whose amino-acid sequence MEEASWVGKAVSIHCTEHLGVFQGTIKDLSSDQLTIVRAFRNGVPLKKQDAEVTLRIGDIMKIDLIPYHNAQNNVGTSLINNPTPVKQPNFGAASSAPSTSRESALTYKMSNMKMNGVQRRSPTADNKNANGKQMHMSKSPSNVNVAKFFGMLPSTVESKLVQAAPYQQDNGRSSSKPIDIVNSARSAPTNTPFRQQDRKKSRRNNKNHTFGTPVDDPIMGEDFDFEGNLKLFDKQAVYDAIEAGQKPDLVRQTLPSQQKYRHDENVIATTPMQYRQIESGYQSTHEFVTDEGLIIPAIPYLQRSQIQLLAERNGLTSERQCDMLARGTSDLAILLLGGARRLNPNNEHQWPRIVIICDKKSDNAKACEVAAATGRQLASHGLKVILYIKEEDIDQNCIELKLFKATGNRIVSSLNELPSSDLVILSLTSDVLPTLVKKWIIENRSSVLAIDPRPNGIPDVQIKCSILPILPLNNTSSSCGKLYLCNLGIPDKFFQDSGITYKSPFGHKFVIPIHMKD is encoded by the exons ATGGAAGAGGCTTCGTGGGTTGGCAAAGCCGTTTCGATTCATTGCACGGAACACCTTGGCGTTTTTCAGGGCACCATCAAGGACCTGAGCAGCGATCAACTGACCATTGTCCGTGCATTCCGCAACGGAGTCCCTTTGAAGAAACAAGATGCCGAAGTTACTTTGAG GATCGGAGACATAATGAAGATAGACTTAATTCCATATCATAACGCACAGAATAATGTCGGGACATCGCTGATAAACAACCCGACGCCGGTGAAGCAGCCAAATTTTGGGGCTGCCTCGTCAGCTCCTTCGACTTCGCGGGAAAGCGCGCTTACGTATAAGATGTCCAACATGAAAATGAATGGCGTTCAGCGACG TTCGCCGACAGCTGACAACAAAAACGCTAATGGCAAGCAAATGCACATGAGCAAGTCGCCTTCGAATGTGAATGTGGCCAAGTTTTTCGGCATGCTTCCGTCGACGGTTGAATCGAAACTAGTGCAAGCGGCCCCGTATCAACAAGACAACGGGCGCAGTTCAAGTAAACCGATCGATATTGTTAATTCAGCTAGATCGGCGCCGACAAACACACCATTCAGGCAACAGGACCGCAAGAAATCGAGGAGGAACAACAAAAATCATACTTTCGGTACGCCCGTGGACGATCCCATAATGGGGGAAGACTTTGATTTTGAGGGCAACTTGAAGTTGTTCGATAAGCAGGCGGTCTACGATGCTATCGAAGCAGGCCAAAAGCCTGACTTG GTAAGGCAAACTTTGCCGTCACAACAGAAATATCGGCACGACGAGAACGTCATCGCCACAACGCCGATGCAATATCGTCAgatcgagagtggataccaaaGCACTCATGAATTTGTTACTG ATGAGGGTCTCATAATCCCTGCAATTCCATATTTACAGCGATCTCAAATTCAACTTTTAGCTGAACGTAATGGTCTTACCAGCGAGCGACAATGTGATATGCTAGCGCGCGGTACAAGCGATCTGGCTATTCTTCTCTTAGGTGGAGCGAGGCGATTGAATCCCAACAATGAGCACCAATGGCCTAGAATAGTTATAATATGTGATAAGAAATCTGATAATGCCAA GGCTTGTGAAGTAGCTGCTGCCACCGGTAGACAATTAGCATCGCATGGCCTCAAAGTGATTCTTTATATTAAAGAAGAGGACATTGATCAAAATTGTATAGAGTTAAAGTTATTTAAGGCAACTGGAAATAGAATCGTTTCATCCTTGAACG aATTGCCATCATCTGATCTCGTGATACTTTCTCTAACTTCTGATGTCTTGCCGACATTAGTTAAGAAGTGGATTATCGAGAACCG GTCCTCCGTTCTAGCGATAGATCCACGGCCAAATGGCATTCCCGATGTACAAATAAAATGTTCCATTCTTCCCATACTGCCACTGAataatacatcatcatcatgtgGTAAACTCTACTTATGTAATCTAGGCATACCCGACAAGTTTTTCCAAGACTCGGGAATCACGTACAAAAGTCCTTTTGGGCACAAGTTCGTTATACCAATTCATATGAAGGACtga
- the LOC119648993 gene encoding enhancer of mRNA-decapping protein 3 isoform X1, which yields MEEASWVGKAVSIHCTEHLGVFQGTIKDLSSDQLTIVRAFRNGVPLKKQDAEVTLRIGDIMKIDLIPYHNAQNNVGTSLINNPTPVKQPNFGAASSAPSTSRESALTYKMSNMKMNGVQRRSPTADNKNANGKQMHMSKSPSNVNVAKFFGMLPSTVESKLVQAAPYQQDNGRSSSKPIDIVNSARSAPTNTPFRQQDRKKSRRNNKNHTFGTPVDDPIMGEDFDFEGNLKLFDKQAVYDAIEAGQKPDLVSRKKVRQTLPSQQKYRHDENVIATTPMQYRQIESGYQSTHEFVTDEGLIIPAIPYLQRSQIQLLAERNGLTSERQCDMLARGTSDLAILLLGGARRLNPNNEHQWPRIVIICDKKSDNAKACEVAAATGRQLASHGLKVILYIKEEDIDQNCIELKLFKATGNRIVSSLNELPSSDLVILSLTSDVLPTLVKKWIIENRSSVLAIDPRPNGIPDVQIKCSILPILPLNNTSSSCGKLYLCNLGIPDKFFQDSGITYKSPFGHKFVIPIHMKD from the exons ATGGAAGAGGCTTCGTGGGTTGGCAAAGCCGTTTCGATTCATTGCACGGAACACCTTGGCGTTTTTCAGGGCACCATCAAGGACCTGAGCAGCGATCAACTGACCATTGTCCGTGCATTCCGCAACGGAGTCCCTTTGAAGAAACAAGATGCCGAAGTTACTTTGAG GATCGGAGACATAATGAAGATAGACTTAATTCCATATCATAACGCACAGAATAATGTCGGGACATCGCTGATAAACAACCCGACGCCGGTGAAGCAGCCAAATTTTGGGGCTGCCTCGTCAGCTCCTTCGACTTCGCGGGAAAGCGCGCTTACGTATAAGATGTCCAACATGAAAATGAATGGCGTTCAGCGACG TTCGCCGACAGCTGACAACAAAAACGCTAATGGCAAGCAAATGCACATGAGCAAGTCGCCTTCGAATGTGAATGTGGCCAAGTTTTTCGGCATGCTTCCGTCGACGGTTGAATCGAAACTAGTGCAAGCGGCCCCGTATCAACAAGACAACGGGCGCAGTTCAAGTAAACCGATCGATATTGTTAATTCAGCTAGATCGGCGCCGACAAACACACCATTCAGGCAACAGGACCGCAAGAAATCGAGGAGGAACAACAAAAATCATACTTTCGGTACGCCCGTGGACGATCCCATAATGGGGGAAGACTTTGATTTTGAGGGCAACTTGAAGTTGTTCGATAAGCAGGCGGTCTACGATGCTATCGAAGCAGGCCAAAAGCCTGACTTGGTAAGTCGGAAAAAG GTAAGGCAAACTTTGCCGTCACAACAGAAATATCGGCACGACGAGAACGTCATCGCCACAACGCCGATGCAATATCGTCAgatcgagagtggataccaaaGCACTCATGAATTTGTTACTG ATGAGGGTCTCATAATCCCTGCAATTCCATATTTACAGCGATCTCAAATTCAACTTTTAGCTGAACGTAATGGTCTTACCAGCGAGCGACAATGTGATATGCTAGCGCGCGGTACAAGCGATCTGGCTATTCTTCTCTTAGGTGGAGCGAGGCGATTGAATCCCAACAATGAGCACCAATGGCCTAGAATAGTTATAATATGTGATAAGAAATCTGATAATGCCAA GGCTTGTGAAGTAGCTGCTGCCACCGGTAGACAATTAGCATCGCATGGCCTCAAAGTGATTCTTTATATTAAAGAAGAGGACATTGATCAAAATTGTATAGAGTTAAAGTTATTTAAGGCAACTGGAAATAGAATCGTTTCATCCTTGAACG aATTGCCATCATCTGATCTCGTGATACTTTCTCTAACTTCTGATGTCTTGCCGACATTAGTTAAGAAGTGGATTATCGAGAACCG GTCCTCCGTTCTAGCGATAGATCCACGGCCAAATGGCATTCCCGATGTACAAATAAAATGTTCCATTCTTCCCATACTGCCACTGAataatacatcatcatcatgtgGTAAACTCTACTTATGTAATCTAGGCATACCCGACAAGTTTTTCCAAGACTCGGGAATCACGTACAAAAGTCCTTTTGGGCACAAGTTCGTTATACCAATTCATATGAAGGACtga